CAGTTAACAAATTCATAGTTGACTCTTAGGAAACCGTTGGCATTGCCCTGTCCATTGGTGTCAATTTGTCGAAAGGGGCCAATATCCAAATCTAGCCCACCATTGCTGCATTGATCAACAATCCTGACAACAACTTGAGCTCTAGTTGCTGTATTAGTCACCTGCATTAAAGATTTGTATGAGCTGTTAAAAATTTATATAGCTTTTTCAGTTTTACTAGTTTTTCAAAACTTGCAAATAACTCTTTAGTGTAAACCTACTCATTTTGGCTATGGATGTATAAAGTTcattaaaaaaggaaaacattgTTTAGTTAGCTAAGAGAATTGAAATTGGATTTGAAGTGCatcgaaaaagaaaattttttgcttACTATACAATTTAAATTCTAATTCAAATCCAATTCTTATGAGGAACCAAAGACTGCTGATGTTTCTGTTTTTAGTACTAGCAAATAAGTTTAATAACATCTAGCCTTTGTGGTTTCAATAATTTTGATTAAATACATATCGAAATGCCAAAATTGATACGCAAAGAGACCATAAAGCGAATTTTATCCTTCAGTGGACATGAAAAGAGCATATTGATAAGGTTACGAACTGATTTACATAGAATGAAATCCAACAATGATGAGATTTTTTGCTTTAAATGGACATGAAGAGCTAAATAGGAAACACAAAAGGTTTTCAATAGCATAATTTCCACCATACCAAAAAATATTTAAGCTCaatatttttttggtaaatgttCCTATCTTCATTCTAATAACTAGAGTAGAACTAACACAAattgatcaaaaaaaaaaaaaaacgcgcGTACATGACGTGAGACTAGCTAAATTCTTCTTGGCtcgcaaaatattttttttaacatgAATTATACACTGAAGAAACTATGCTAATCCAAAAACATATTTATCATTTGCAATataattaaccaaaaaaagaagtttGGAAGTTAAAACCACTTACCCTTAGGCACCTCCCACATGCAGCCTGCCCTCGAGGTCCAGCAGGTCCACAAAAGGCAGTCCAACCATATTGCCTCCGCCACGAAAGGGGCTTGTTAGCATCCCATGTTGCACAAAAAACCCTAGCAGCGTTGAGGTCCCAATTGATATTTTGGGGATTGTACAAATTGTAAGTGGCCCTAACATTAGAAGCACTCTGGGAGTCAGCCACAGCAACAAAGAGGGTAAACGAAACGATGCAAAGAATTAGGGGAACCCTTTCCATTTTGCTATTTTTTGTCACAAGTTCTTCTTCTT
This portion of the Coffea arabica cultivar ET-39 chromosome 2e, Coffea Arabica ET-39 HiFi, whole genome shotgun sequence genome encodes:
- the LOC113732633 gene encoding pathogenesis-related protein PR-4 → MERVPLILCIVSFTLFVAVADSQSASNVRATYNLYNPQNINWDLNAARVFCATWDANKPLSWRRQYGWTAFCGPAGPRGQAACGRCLRVTNTATRAQVVVRIVDQCSNGGLDLDIGPFRQIDTNGQGNANGFLRVNYEFVNC